The Etheostoma spectabile isolate EspeVRDwgs_2016 chromosome 23, UIUC_Espe_1.0, whole genome shotgun sequence genome includes a window with the following:
- the ldhba gene encoding LOW QUALITY PROTEIN: L-lactate dehydrogenase B-A chain (The sequence of the model RefSeq protein was modified relative to this genomic sequence to represent the inferred CDS: deleted 1 base in 1 codon), with protein sequence MSSVLQKLISPLASSPAEPPRNKVTVVGVGQVGMACAISILLRDLCDELALVDVMEDRLKGEMMDLQHGSLFLKTSKIVADKDYAVTANSRLVVVTAGVRQQEGESRLNLVQRNVNVFKAIIPQIIKYSPNCTIIVVSNPVDVLTYVTWKLSGLPKHRVIGSGTNLDSARFRYMMAERLGIHASSFNGWVLGEHGDTSVPVWSGANVAGVNLQKLNPDIGTEGDKEQWKATHKAVVDSAYEVIKLKGYTNWAIGLSVADLTESIVKNMSRVHPVSTMVKDMYGIGEEVFLSLPCVLNSSGVSSVVNMTLTDAEVGQLKKSADTLWGIQKDLKDI encoded by the exons ATGTCCTCAGTGCTACAGAAGCTGATCAGCCCTCTGGCCAGCAGCCCTGCTGAGCCCCCCAGAAACAAGGTGACTGTGGTCGGGGTGGGCCAAGTGGGCATGGCCTGCGCCATCAGCATCCTGCTGCGG GACCTGTGTGATGAGCTGGCCTTGGTGGATGTGATGGAGGACCGTCTCAAGGGAGAGATGATGGACCTGCAGCATGGAAGCCTCTTCCTCAAGACCTCCAAGATAGTTGCTGACAAAG acTACGCAGTAACAGCCAACTCT CGCCTGGTCGTGGTGACGGCCGGTGTTCGCCAGCAGGAGGGTGAGAGCCGCCTTAACCTGGTGCAGAGGAACGTCAACGTCTTCAAGGCCATCATCCCCCAGATCATCAAGTACAGTCCCAACTGCACAATCATCGTGGTCTCCAACCCTG TTGATGTGCTGACCTATGTGACCTGGAAGCTGAGTGGTCTGCCAAAGCACCGCGTCATCGGCAGCGGCACCAACCTGGACTCAGCCCGCTTCCGCTACATGATGGCCGAACGCCTTGGCATCCACGCCAGCTCCTTTAACGGCTGGGTGCTGGGTGAGCATGGAGACACCAGCG tgcCAGTGTGGAGCGGAGCTAATGTGGCAGGAGTCAATCTGCAGAAGCTGAATCCTGATATTGGCACTGAGGGTGATAAAGAACAGTGGAAGGCCACACACAAGGCTGTAGTGGACAG TGCCTACGAGGTGATCAAGCTGAAAGGCTACACTAACTGGGCCATTGGTCTGAGCGTGGCAGACCTGACTGAGAGCATAGTCAAGAACATGAGCCGTGTCCATCCTGTCTCCACCATGGTCAag gACATGTATGGTATTGGTGAGGaggtctttctgtctctgcccTGCGTGCTGAACAGCAGCGGTGTGAGCAGCGTGGTCAACATGACCCTGACGGACGCCGAGGTGGGCCAGCTGAAGAAGAGCGCTGACACTCTGTGGGGCATCCAGAAGGACCTGAAGGACATCTGA